The window TCGTATTTGATGTGAGAGTTCTACCTAACCCGCATTGGAATCCTGCCCTACGTAGCGCGACTGGTCTGGATGCTGAGGTCAGTGAGTTTTTTGCGGATTATCCAGAAGTAGCAGAGATGACGGGAGATATCGACGCGTTTTTAACACGTTGGTTACCAGAATTCTTACATAACAATCGCCATACCGTGACGGTCGCTATTGGTTGTACTGGCGGCAAACATCGCTCGGTATTCATTACTGAACAACTACAGCGTAAGCTTGCGGGCAGTCTGCCACAAGGCTTGAGCGTCGCTGCTAAGCATCGTGAAAGGCGCCGCTGGTAAGTGCTGAGAGCGATGTCTATTTTATTATTTATTATTTTGGAAAGCTTTTATGATTGATTGGTCAGAACACGACATGCGCGTCTCGCGCACCGAACTAAAAAAAGCCCACGAACGCCTGCAAACGCTGTCGATACCGCTGGCAAACTTATCTAAAAAGCAGCTAAAAAAACTCCCGGCCAGTGACTATTTTATGGCAGAGTTGATGGCCTTGGCAGATATTACCAGTGCCAATGCGCGTATCCGCCAAACCAAACGGGTAGGTAAGCTAATCAGTGAAGAAAACCGTCACGAACTGGTCAAAGCTTTGTTTGATGCTTTTTTCCCTAAGGAACAAGTTTCTAAGATTGAAAGTTGGTCTGGACGTTTAAATATCAATGATGAAGGGACGCTTAAGCAGTTTGTTAAGCAGTACAAAGCATCGGAACGCAATAGCCTCTATCAGTTACTATTATGGATTGAATACGCCAAGCATATGCAAGATGACGAGTTAATGAAAGAGTCTCAAGAAGATTTAACCAGCTATATTCGTGAAGTGGCTATTTTGACCGAGTTAAAGTAACGGTTGAAGTATGGCCATTAAATAGATAAAGCAATAAACACAAAAAAGCCAATCGCTAATGATTGGCTTTTTTAATAAATTTTTAACAGACTACTAACTATAGAGCTTTATTTTTTCTCAGCGCGGGCTTTGTCGACCAAATAATCCACTACCTTAACAACCTTAGCACCTTCGCCAGTTACCACGTATTTACCTTGCACGACAACGGCAGGTACACCTGATAGCTGATAGCGTTTAGCACCTGCTTGTGAGCGTCCAATCTTCGTACCAACGGCAAACGAGTTGTAAAGACTGTTAAATTTCTTTTGGTCAACCCCTTTTGAGGCATACCATTTGCCTAATGAGGCTTGGTCAAACAACTTTTTACCATCTTTATGAATCGCATCAAACAACGCATCATGGGTCTTATTTTCATAACCTAATAGCTGTGCGGAATAGAACCCACGGGCACTGGCTTCCCAGACAGAATTGAGCGCGGCTGGCGTTTTAAAAAAGGCCACGTCTTTGTCTTTGGTTTTTGCCCATTTTTCCATATACGGGTTGAGGTTATTACAATGTGGACAGCCATACCAAAAGAACTCACGGACAATAACAGCATCACCGCTGATTTTTTCTGGGTTATCCAGCACGCGATAGTCTTTTCCGGCGACATAATCAGCAGCTTGTGCGCCCATATTGGCTATCCCAATGGCGAACGCCAGACCAGTCAATGCGATGGCACGTTTCATAGTTTTTCCTTGAGGTATGAAGACTTAAAGGTTTTTTAAGAAGTTGCTTATGTTTTAGAGGTAATAAGCGATAAAGCGCAATCTGCCTATAATAACGTAAAATGGTAGTGCTTGTGAACCGTATTCTTAACTAACGGTTGTAAAGCTGTGAGACATTATTTAGGGTGTCTTACTTGTCCTTATGAGAGCCATTCTTTAACCATAATTTTTAATGATAAAACGACTGATAATCAAGTGATAAGAATAACAGCTAAGTATCACACAAGGCTGTTCACAATCGCTCACGATGTGCTCACGACAAAGCAGCCGCTGTCATGCTAATATTAAGCGTATAATCGTACACAGTATACGATGATAATTATAATGACAGACATAATGATAACTATAATGACACTAAAGGGAAAACGCTATGAGCTCAGCTGCATCTTCTTCACAACCTACCGACACGCAAACTAACAGCAGTATGGATAATGCAATGACGACCACAACCAATGTTGATCCTAGCGAAGTCGATAAGTTTAACAAACTGGCTAGCGAATGGTGGGATAAGACCGGCGCGTTTGCGACCTTACACGAGATTAACCCACTACGCCTCAATTGGATAGAAGAAAATGTTAAACGCGGTTATAAAAGCAATGACGCTGATAAAACAGCAGAAATGGGTCTGTCTGGCAAAAAGATACTCGATGTCGGTTGCGGTGGCGGTATATTAGCGGAGTCAATGGCCCGTCGCGGCGCTGATGTGACTGGCATTGACCTCGGTACTGAGAACCTAAAAGCAGCAAGCGTCCATGCGAGCCAAAGTGGCTTAGATAACACCTTGCGCTACCAACACAGTCCCATTGAGGCGCTAGCAGCGACCCATGCCGGCCAGTTCGATGTGGTGACTTGTATGGAGATGCTTGAGCATGTGCCTGATCCTAACGCTATTGTCCAAGCTTGTTTTGAGCTGCTCGCGCCAGGTGGTGTTTGCGTGCTGTCTACCATTAACCGCAACCCTAAGTCGTATTTATTTGCGATTGTTGGGGCAGAATATGTACTGCGCTTACTAGATCGTGGTACCCATGATTATGCTAAATTTATAACCCCAGCTGAGCTGGACAAAATGGCGGTAAGCGCAGGATTTACGCGGCAAGATATTATTGGCCTACATTATAATCCCTTAACCAAACGCTATTGGCTGGCACAAAATGTGGATGTTAATTACATGATGGCAGTACAAAAACCACTATCGTAAACCCACTACAAATCTATTAAGGCTCAGACTCGCTTAATAGAATTCGTAATAACAATAAGAGTACATACCATGGCCCAATTCGTAAAAGCTGTTTTATTTGACCTTGATGGCACTTTAATCGATACCGCTGCCGACTTTGTACGGATTATTGGTAAAATGAGTAGCGAAAACAATTGGCAAACGCCTTCTGAGGCAGATATCCGTGAGCAGGTGTCTTCTGGTGCATCAGCGATGGTACAGCTTATGTTGCGTCACAATGGAGAGCTAACGCACAGCGAGGATGAGTTGCTAAATTTTCGCCAGCAGTTTTTGGATGACTATGAGGCTGATATTTGTGTGGACAGTTGTGTATTTGCTGAGCTTGAAGAAGTGCTTACCACACTTGAGCAAAAGGGCGTGCCATGGGGTATTGTTACCAATAAGCCGCGTTATCTAGCGGAGCAACTGTTAAAAATTATGCAGCTAGATGAGCGTTGTGCGGTATTAGTTTGTCCTGAAGATGTATCCCGTACCAAGCCAGATCCAGAGCCGATGTATATGGCATTAGAAAAGCTTGGT of the Psychrobacter sp. LV10R520-6 genome contains:
- the yjgA gene encoding ribosome biogenesis factor YjgA, yielding MIDWSEHDMRVSRTELKKAHERLQTLSIPLANLSKKQLKKLPASDYFMAELMALADITSANARIRQTKRVGKLISEENRHELVKALFDAFFPKEQVSKIESWSGRLNINDEGTLKQFVKQYKASERNSLYQLLLWIEYAKHMQDDELMKESQEDLTSYIREVAILTELK
- a CDS encoding thiol:disulfide interchange protein DsbA/DsbL, with the protein product MKRAIALTGLAFAIGIANMGAQAADYVAGKDYRVLDNPEKISGDAVIVREFFWYGCPHCNNLNPYMEKWAKTKDKDVAFFKTPAALNSVWEASARGFYSAQLLGYENKTHDALFDAIHKDGKKLFDQASLGKWYASKGVDQKKFNSLYNSFAVGTKIGRSQAGAKRYQLSGVPAVVVQGKYVVTGEGAKVVKVVDYLVDKARAEKK
- the ubiG gene encoding bifunctional 2-polyprenyl-6-hydroxyphenol methylase/3-demethylubiquinol 3-O-methyltransferase UbiG gives rise to the protein MSSAASSSQPTDTQTNSSMDNAMTTTTNVDPSEVDKFNKLASEWWDKTGAFATLHEINPLRLNWIEENVKRGYKSNDADKTAEMGLSGKKILDVGCGGGILAESMARRGADVTGIDLGTENLKAASVHASQSGLDNTLRYQHSPIEALAATHAGQFDVVTCMEMLEHVPDPNAIVQACFELLAPGGVCVLSTINRNPKSYLFAIVGAEYVLRLLDRGTHDYAKFITPAELDKMAVSAGFTRQDIIGLHYNPLTKRYWLAQNVDVNYMMAVQKPLS
- a CDS encoding HAD family hydrolase, giving the protein MAQFVKAVLFDLDGTLIDTAADFVRIIGKMSSENNWQTPSEADIREQVSSGASAMVQLMLRHNGELTHSEDELLNFRQQFLDDYEADICVDSCVFAELEEVLTTLEQKGVPWGIVTNKPRYLAEQLLKIMQLDERCAVLVCPEDVSRTKPDPEPMYMALEKLGIPRGAASCVLYIGDHVRDIDAGNAAGMPTILAAYGYIPAEDQKSLKKWGAKYITETPNQLNQLLLSSGKFEYL